The Streptomyces sp. NBC_00576 genome contains the following window.
GCGGTGGTCCACCATCTCTCCGACGTGGTGGACGGAGCGGCGGCGAAAGAAGCGGCCGCGATCCTCAAAATGGCGTCAACACGAACGATCTACGCCCAGAAAGCCGACGAGGCGAGGGCGACAGGCAGAGTGATCGGCCTACCCCGCTGGGCGGTGGAAATCATCCCGACCCTGACACCGGGCATCGCCGTCTGGGACGTCAACGGCAACGTCCAGGTCGTCAAACACCTGGTCACCGAGACAGAACGCGCCCTCGTCTTCACCGACCGGGCGATGACGGAGTCGTCCCGCGACCGCGACCTCCAGCTGACCGACGACGCCCTGAGAGCCGCGGAACTGGAGGCCGAAGAACGCGCGGCGTCCTTCGTCGAACAGCACCTCAGCGACCTCGACGACTCCTCCGAGTCAACGGTGGCGTGACGACCATGAGAGCGGACGAACAGCAACGGGGCGGCGGCGTCTCCGACGGCTTGCTGGTCGGCCTGATCGGGTTCCTGCTCGGCCTGACGGTACTGGTCTGGTCGGCAACAGGCCTCGCGGGCCTGCTCTCCCACGGCGCCTGGCCACAGGGGATCACGTTCACCCGTACTCCGGAGGCGCTGCGCCACCTCATCACGGAGCCACGCGATGTTCCGGGCGCCTGGCCGGCGACATCCGCGGGTCAGCTCTCGGGATGGGGGCTGTTCTGGGGCCTGTTCATCGGCCAGCTGATGATCCTGTTCGTCCTGACGATCTTCGTGGTGGGCACCCTGGCACGGTGGAAGGCGGTAAGAGCGGCGAGAAGGGCAGCTCCTGCACCAACTCACCACGAGGTACCGGTACAACGAACGGAACCGCCGACCGAGGCGAAGAGACAGCCGCAGCCCCCCGAGGAAGCACCGTCACCGGAGCCCCCGAAGGTTCTTTCACCACCTCCCCCGACGGCTCTTCCACCGGAACCCTCGGAGATGATTTCGACGGCGCCCATGGCAACAGACGCCAAACGGGTGGGTGGATGGGAAAAAGTCTTCTACGGCCCCGCAGACACCCGCGCCCTCACCGCAACCCAAGCCATCCAGGACGCCGAGGGCCCCGCCCTCATCATCACCTCCAACCCCACCCTCTGGCAGGAGACAAAGGACGCCCGAGCCAGACTCGGCCCCACCCTCCTCTACGACCCCACCCACCTCTGCGACACCCCGGCCCGCCTCCACTGGCCCCCCACCACAGGCTGCGAAGACAGACCCACCGCAGCCGCAAGAGCAGCCGCCCTCCTCACCCCGGTCCGCCCCACCGCCAAGATCGACCGGACAACCACGGAAACCGCCGAGACCCTCCTCCGCAGCTACCTCCACGCCGCCGCAATAGACGCCCGCACGATCCGCCACGTACACCGTTGGTCCCAGGGCACCAACGTCCAGGAAGCCGTACGCATCCTCCGGACCAACCCCAAGGCAGCCTCCGGCGCCGCCGGTGAACTCGAAGCCGCCCTCACCGCGCATCCCGAACGCCGGGACATGGCACAGGAGTTGACGAGCCGTGCCCTCGCCGCGCTCTCGATGGTGAACATCCGCGAGGCGTGCACGGCGAATCGAAGTGATGCCCTCGTGCTGGATTCCTTCATCGCCGAAGGGGGCACGCTTTATGTGGTCGGTGAACCGATCGAGGACCCCAGGACGAACCCGGGCGCGATGCCCCTCCTGACGGCACTGGCCGCAAGCGTGGTCGAGCGCGGCCGGCGCATGGCCGAACGGTCATCCTCCGGTCGCCTCGACCCACCACTGACACTCGTCCTGGACGACGTCGCGGCGGTCGCTCCGCTTCCCCAGCTCCCCGAGCTGATCGCCACCGGAGCGGACCGGGGTATGCCAACCCTGGCCCTGCTCCGGTCAAGAGAACAACTCAGAGCAAGATGGCCCAACGACGAAATCCCGGCTCGCTAGAAAACCCGAGGGGCTCAAATCCCGTACTGGTCCGCGTACTTGCCCAGGATCTGCGACGCCTGACCTTTCATTCTGTGCTCGGCCCGAGCCCGGGCGATCTCGTCGTCCGCTTCCTGCCAGGCATCCCAGATGTCCTGGAACGGTCCGAGCGGTTCTTCCACGTCGTCACTCTTGATTCCCGTGCCACGGGGAGTACGCCGTAGAAGGACAGTCCGTTGTACGTCTGCGGCCCTCCCGCAGTCCTCGGATCCGCACGCCTGGATCACGGCCTGTCGATGACGAACTCCAGCTCCCGCCCCTCGACACTCTCGGGCGCGGGCACGGTCCATCCACTCGCCAGGAACCCCACCCTCCGGTAGAAAGCCCCCGCCCGCCCGTTGTTCTCGTGCACCAGAAGCCGCACCCGCTCCACGCCGGCCGCCCACGCCCACTCCAAGGCCTCGTCGAAGAGCACCTCCGTCAGCCCGCACCCTCGATGCTCGGGCCGCATGTACACCCCGACGAGGTGACCTTGTTTCCTCTCGACCGGAAACCCCGCCCAGTCGGTCGTACCAGCTTCCTCGATCAGTACGACCACATTCCCGACCCACTCCCCGTCCGGGCCTTCGGCAATGATCTGTTGCCGCTCTCGCATCCCCTCTGCTGCCGCGGCCACCCGCTCCTGCCAGAAGGAGTCCGGCCTGGCCTCGGCTTCCTCGTATGTCTCCAAGAAGGCGATCGGCGCTGCCGGATCCCGAAGCGCGGCCAACCGGAGCCCCTTGGCAGCACGCCATTCGTCCGCACGCACGGAGCGGACCACAAAGCTACTCATACAGATCACGGTAGTGCCGGCCTGGACCGCGAGCGGCATATTTTTTTCTACCTCCCCAGGGCACCCTCCTGAAATAGCCCTGGAACGCAGAAAAGCCCCGTTCCGGTGTACCCGGTACGGGGCTTTTCGCAATATTTGTTCGGCGGTGTCCTACTCTCCCACAGGGTCCCCCCTGCAGTACCATCGGCGCTGTGAGGCTTAGCTTCCGGGTTCGGAATGTAACCGGGCGTTTCCCTCACGCTATGACCACCGAAACACGGTGAAACACATCAACCGCACCACACCCGTGACCTTGGGTGTGGGGTTGTTCGTGGTTTCAGAACCAACACAGTGGACGCGAGCAACTGAGGACAAGCCCTCGGCCTATTAGTACCAGTCACCTCCACCCGTTGCCGGGCTTCCAGATCTGGCCTATCAACCCAGTCGTCTACTGGGAGCCTTACCCCATCTAGTGGGTGGGAACACTCATCTCGAAGCAGGCTTCCCGCTTAGATGCTTTCAGCGGTTATCCCTCCCGAACGTAGCCAACCAGCCATGCCCTTGGCAGGACAACTGGCACACCAGAGGTTCGTCCGTCCCGGTCCTCTCGTACTAGGGACAGCCCTTCTCAATGTTCCTGCGCGCGCAGCGGATAGGGACCGAACTGTCTCACGACGTTCTAAACCCAGCTCGCGTACCGCTTTAATGGGCGAACAGCCCAACCCTTGGGACCGACTCCAGCCCCAGGATGCGACGAGCCGACATCGAGGTGCCAAACCATCCCGTCGATATGGACTCTTGGGGAAGATCAGCCTGTTATCCCCGGGGTACCTTTTATCCGTTGAGCGACGGCGCTTCCACAAGCCACCGCCGGATCACTAGTCCCGACTTTCGTCCCTGCTCGACCCGTCGGTCTCACAGTCAAGCTCCCTTGTGCACTTACACTCAACACCTGATTGCCAACCAGGCTGAGGGAACCTTTGGGCGCCTCCGTTACTCTTTAGGAGGCAACCGCCCCAGTTAAACTACCCATCAGACACTGTCCCTGATCCGGATCACGGACCCAGGTTAGACATCCAGCACGACCAGACTGGTATTTCAACGACGACTCCACAAACACTGGCGTGCCCGCTTCAAAGTCTCCCAGCTATCCTACACAAGCCGAACCGAACACCAATATCAAACTATAGTAAAGGTCCCGGGGTCTTTCCGTCCTGCTGCGCGAAACGAGCATCTTTACTCGTAGTGCAATTTCACCGGGCCTATGGTTGAGACAGTCGAGAAGTCGTTACGCCATTCGTGCAGGTCGGAACTTACCCGACAAGGAATTTCGCTACCTTAGGATGGTTATAGTTACCACCGCCGTTTACTGGCGCTTAAGTTCTCAGCTTCGCCACCCCGAAGAGTGACTAACCGGTCCCCTTAACGTTCCAGCACCGGGCAGGCGTCAGTCCGTATACATCGCCTTACGGCTTCGCACGGACCTGTGTTTTTAGTAAACAGTCGCTTCTCGCTGGTCTCTGCGGCCACCCCCAGCTCATGAAGTAAATTCAATCACCGGTGATGGCCCC
Protein-coding sequences here:
- a CDS encoding type IV secretory system conjugative DNA transfer family protein, with amino-acid sequence MRADEQQRGGGVSDGLLVGLIGFLLGLTVLVWSATGLAGLLSHGAWPQGITFTRTPEALRHLITEPRDVPGAWPATSAGQLSGWGLFWGLFIGQLMILFVLTIFVVGTLARWKAVRAARRAAPAPTHHEVPVQRTEPPTEAKRQPQPPEEAPSPEPPKVLSPPPPTALPPEPSEMISTAPMATDAKRVGGWEKVFYGPADTRALTATQAIQDAEGPALIITSNPTLWQETKDARARLGPTLLYDPTHLCDTPARLHWPPTTGCEDRPTAAARAAALLTPVRPTAKIDRTTTETAETLLRSYLHAAAIDARTIRHVHRWSQGTNVQEAVRILRTNPKAASGAAGELEAALTAHPERRDMAQELTSRALAALSMVNIREACTANRSDALVLDSFIAEGGTLYVVGEPIEDPRTNPGAMPLLTALAASVVERGRRMAERSSSGRLDPPLTLVLDDVAAVAPLPQLPELIATGADRGMPTLALLRSREQLRARWPNDEIPAR
- a CDS encoding GNAT family N-acetyltransferase, which produces MSSFVVRSVRADEWRAAKGLRLAALRDPAAPIAFLETYEEAEARPDSFWQERVAAAAEGMRERQQIIAEGPDGEWVGNVVVLIEEAGTTDWAGFPVERKQGHLVGVYMRPEHRGCGLTEVLFDEALEWAWAAGVERVRLLVHENNGRAGAFYRRVGFLASGWTVPAPESVEGRELEFVIDRP